In Tachysurus vachellii isolate PV-2020 chromosome 10, HZAU_Pvac_v1, whole genome shotgun sequence, the following proteins share a genomic window:
- the id2a gene encoding DNA-binding protein inhibitor ID-2a, with the protein MKAISPVRSLRKNGVTEQSLGVSRSKTPADDPLSLLYNMNDCYSKLKELVPSIPQNKHVSKMEILQHVIDYILDLQIALDSHSAISTLHHPRSAQGSSRTPLTTINTDIRILSLQTPEFQSDLITEDSRTLYR; encoded by the exons ATGAAAGCTATAAGTCCAGTGAGGTCTTTGAGGAAAAACGGCGTGACGGAGCAAAGCCTCGGAGTGTCTCGGAGCAAGACCCCCGCGGACGATCCTCTCAGTTTGCTGTACAACATGAACGACTGCTACTCCAAGCTGAAAGAGCTCGTGCCCAGCATCCCGCAGAACAAGCACGTGAGCAAAATGGAGATCTTGCAGCATGTCATCGATTACATCCTGGATCTGCAGATCGCTCTCGACTCCCATTCCGCGATCAGCACTCTCCATCACCCCCGTTCCGCCCAGGGTTCATCCAGAACACCTCTCACCACCATCAACACAGATATCAGGATCCTGTCCTTACAG ACGCCGGAGTTTCAGTCAGACTTGATCACAGAGGACAGTCGGACACTTTACCGTTAA